The DNA sequence GATTATATCGACGGCGGCGAAGGTGCGGATATCATGCGCGGCGAGGGCGGCGACGATACCTATGTGGTCGATGATGGCGGTGATGAAGTGATTGAATTGGCGGATGAGGGCAAAGATAGCGTCTTAAGCCTGATTGATTACCGCCTGCCGGAGCATGTGGAAAACCTGACGCTCACCGGCACGATGGCTAAATCCGCTATCGGCAATGAATTGGATAATATCCTAATTGCCAATAATGTCGGCGCGCATTTGGAGGGTATGGACGGCAATGACCGCTTAATCGGCGGTTTGGGGGCGGATATCTTGGTCGGTGGCAACGGCGCGGATACCTTTGTTTTCCAAACGGCATTAAACGGCAAGGTCGATATCATCGAGGATTTCAATCCGAATGAAGACCGTATCGAATTATCCAAGCTGATTTTTACCGCATTGGCGAACATCACGCAGTCGGAATTTGAAGATTATATTCAATATGATAAAACAAGCGGAAAACTGACTTACGATAGCGACGGCAAGGGCATCACGGATGCGATTCATTTTGCCACCTTGAGTAATCCGCTTAACAGCCTGCAATACGAGCATTTCTCGATTGTTTAACCTATCCTGCGTAATTCTCCACCTATAATCTTTGATTTAGGTGGAGATGTAAGCAGTAAGCTCTAATCAGGGCGTTTTTGTTTTTCGATATATTGTCTGATGGCATCAACAATGCTAAATTTATACCCATATTTCAATCAGCTAACAAGCCATGCTCAAAGCTTATAAATACAGGATTTACCCAAACAGCGAACAAGCCTTGCTAATCGAAAAGCATTTTGGCTGTAGCCGTTTTGTGTTCAATTGGGCGTTAGCATTGCAAAATAGATATTACAAAATCTTTGGCAAGTCATTATCCCGTACTCAAATACAAAACCAATTAGTCAAGAAAAAGAAAACAAGCAAATTTGCATGGCTAAACGAAGTTAATAGCCAATCGCTACTTAATGCCTTGCTAAATGTGCATACCGCCTTTAGCAATTTCTTCAAAGGTCGTGCCAAGTTTCCACGCTTCAAATCTAAAAAAATTCCACAGCGTAGCTACCAATGTCCCCAACATTGCAGCGTAAACTTTGAACAAGGCATTATCAATCTACCCAAAATCAAAGGCATTAAAACCGTATTTAGCCGTGAATTTGAGGGCAGGGTTAAGACAGTAACGATTAGCAAAACCGCCACAGGCAAATACCATGCAAGCATTTTAGTTGAAAACAATGAAGTTGTACCAACACCTACCACAATAGAGCCTAGCCTAACTGTTGGTATTGACTTAGGTATCAGCCACTTACTTAACTTATCAGACGGCAGCAAGTTTGATAATCCAAAACATTTAGCCCATGCCAGTAAGCGACTGGCAGTACAACAAAAAATCTTTGCTCGCAAACAAAAACAAAGTAAAAACCATCAAAAACAAAAATTAGCCGTTGCTCGTATTCATGAAAAAGTACGCAACGGGCGCTTAGACTTACACCACAAAATCACGCATAGCCTTATCTGTGAAAACCAAGCTACCAGTTATGCACTTGAAGATTTAGCGGTGAAAAACATGGTAAAAAACCGTAAACTTGCCAAAGTTATTCATGATGTCGGTTGGGGGCAATTTGTTACCCTGCTTACCTACAAAGCAAATTGGTATGGTAAAAACATTCTAAAAGTCAATCGGTTCTTTGCCAGTAGTAAAATTTGTTCGCATTGTCATCACAAGCTAGATAATTTGCCATTATCTGTGAGAAATTGGACGTGTCCTAGCTGTCAAACACGCCATGACCGTGATGCCAATGCAGCAAGCAATATACGAAAGCAAGCCTTAGCTGATGCACTAGGACTTAGTGCTGTATAAAGAGTTCCCTCATGCCGATACTATTCAGCGATAGTGGCATGGCGAAAGGTAACAACTCAATCTAAGTTAGTTGTTATGGGTCGCAAGGATTCCCCCTACCATAACCGCTAGGTTTGGTGGTGGGAGTATGTCAAGTAAAGATGACTGTGCAAGAAAATTGCTTGACAGACATCGGCAAGTTCTGCATAATGCGCGGCTTCAAAACGCGCCCGTAGCTCAGCTGGATAGAGTACCTGGCTACGAACCAGGCGGTCGGAGGTTCGAATCCTTCCGGGCGCGCCAGATTGCCAAACCACTGCA is a window from the Suttonella indologenes genome containing:
- a CDS encoding RNA-guided endonuclease TnpB family protein, with protein sequence MLKAYKYRIYPNSEQALLIEKHFGCSRFVFNWALALQNRYYKIFGKSLSRTQIQNQLVKKKKTSKFAWLNEVNSQSLLNALLNVHTAFSNFFKGRAKFPRFKSKKIPQRSYQCPQHCSVNFEQGIINLPKIKGIKTVFSREFEGRVKTVTISKTATGKYHASILVENNEVVPTPTTIEPSLTVGIDLGISHLLNLSDGSKFDNPKHLAHASKRLAVQQKIFARKQKQSKNHQKQKLAVARIHEKVRNGRLDLHHKITHSLICENQATSYALEDLAVKNMVKNRKLAKVIHDVGWGQFVTLLTYKANWYGKNILKVNRFFASSKICSHCHHKLDNLPLSVRNWTCPSCQTRHDRDANAASNIRKQALADALGLSAV